In Promicromonospora sp. Populi, one genomic interval encodes:
- a CDS encoding HAD family hydrolase, with the protein MILDDQPVSMRVRNDAPHLVALDIDGTLLVTGQRVPEPTVLAVQLVRSRKHHVVLASGRSLTGILPVARELGITDGWVVASNGAVTARLCPSCTNGYTLEGVLTFDVGPVAQMALSRFPDVQIGVEEIGIGYRVNRPFEPHEVNGAQRVVGVEGLGELPASRAILRGPDVLDLLDPLRRHGVTATQAGPDWIDVTPRHLSKATSLENVRAALGVPRNNTLAVGDGLNDIEMLGWAARAVAMGHAPDEVKAVANETVGDISQHGVIQALKTLL; encoded by the coding sequence ATGATCCTGGACGACCAACCGGTGTCCATGCGGGTGCGCAACGATGCGCCCCACCTGGTCGCTCTCGACATCGACGGGACCCTGTTGGTCACCGGGCAGCGTGTGCCCGAGCCGACGGTTCTGGCCGTGCAGCTTGTGCGCAGCCGGAAGCACCACGTGGTCCTGGCGTCGGGTCGGTCGTTGACAGGGATCCTCCCGGTTGCCCGGGAGCTCGGCATCACCGACGGCTGGGTGGTCGCCTCCAACGGCGCGGTGACGGCGCGGTTGTGCCCCAGCTGCACCAACGGCTACACCCTTGAGGGTGTCCTGACGTTCGACGTCGGCCCTGTGGCCCAGATGGCCCTCAGCCGGTTCCCGGACGTGCAGATCGGCGTCGAGGAGATCGGCATCGGCTACCGCGTGAACCGGCCGTTCGAGCCCCACGAGGTCAACGGCGCACAGCGCGTGGTCGGCGTCGAGGGACTGGGCGAGCTGCCCGCGTCGCGGGCGATCCTCCGCGGGCCGGACGTGCTGGACCTGCTCGATCCGCTCCGCCGGCACGGCGTCACCGCCACGCAGGCCGGGCCGGACTGGATCGACGTGACGCCGCGACACCTGAGCAAGGCGACGTCGCTGGAGAACGTCCGGGCGGCGCTCGGCGTCCCGCGGAACAACACGCTTGCCGTCGGCGACGGCCTGAACGACATCGAGATGCTCGGCTGGGCCGCACGCGCCGTCGCGATGGGGCATGCCCCCGACGAGGTGAAGGCGGTCGCCAACGAGACGGTCGGCGACATCAGCCAGCACGGCGTGATCCAGGCCCTGAAGACCCTGCTCTGA
- a CDS encoding glycosyltransferase family 2 protein, with product MAAIIPAKDEAERIAATVRSARAIPHVDLVLVVDDGSEDDTQHVARAAGAVVVRHSHNRGKAAAMETGAAVVAMRDADGRPPRLLMFIDGDLGDTAVNTAPLVRPVREGVADLAIALLPKQAGAGGRGIVVGASRRAIEAMTGWSPSQPLSGMRCLTREAFEAATPLARGWGVETGMTIDLLRKGYVAVEVPCDLKHRASTNDLKGQIHRAAQYRDVMLAVNARKMRGAVDAVRHAGSNVRS from the coding sequence GTGGCGGCGATCATCCCCGCCAAGGACGAGGCCGAACGCATTGCCGCGACCGTGCGCTCTGCGCGCGCGATCCCTCACGTCGACCTCGTGCTCGTGGTCGACGACGGCTCCGAGGACGACACGCAGCACGTTGCGCGTGCCGCGGGAGCCGTCGTCGTGCGCCACTCCCACAATCGCGGCAAGGCCGCCGCGATGGAGACCGGTGCGGCGGTGGTGGCCATGCGGGACGCCGACGGACGCCCGCCGCGCCTGCTCATGTTCATCGACGGCGACCTCGGCGACACCGCCGTCAACACCGCACCGCTGGTGCGCCCCGTCCGCGAGGGGGTGGCTGATCTCGCGATCGCGCTGCTGCCCAAGCAGGCCGGCGCCGGCGGGCGCGGGATCGTGGTGGGCGCGTCCCGCCGGGCGATCGAGGCGATGACGGGCTGGAGCCCGTCGCAGCCGCTGTCCGGCATGCGCTGCCTCACCCGTGAGGCGTTCGAGGCGGCCACGCCGCTGGCGCGCGGCTGGGGTGTGGAGACCGGCATGACCATCGACCTGCTCCGCAAGGGGTACGTCGCCGTCGAGGTGCCCTGCGACCTCAAGCACCGGGCCTCCACGAACGACCTCAAGGGCCAGATCCACCGTGCTGCCCAGTACCGCGACGTCATGCTGGCCGTGAACGCGCGCAAGATGCGCGGTGCGGTGGACGCGGTGCGGCACGCGGGCTCGAACGTCCGCAGCTGA
- the sph gene encoding sphingomyelin phosphodiesterase gives MKTRTLLTFCAAVALAISMTAAPAATAAPAAPEVTAPKIASYNVFMLSRNLYPNWGQVARADLIDQQDVLAGQDVVVLQEAFDNAASDRLLRNLVDTYPHQTPVVGRSTAGWDRTTGEYSDATPEDGGVAIVSRWPITKKSQHVYTDACGVEVLSNKGFAYVRLASPTGPVHVIGTHMQAEDGSCTVTPGSVRATQRAEIAAFVRAEGIPASEPLYIAGDLNVIRSSAEYPAMLSELNTAAPTFTGHPYSWDCQDNSVCLGQYGSEYASEHLDYVLAVNGHPAPAALVNETRRVKSPVWTVTSWFTTYSYTDYSDHYPVFAG, from the coding sequence ATGAAGACGCGAACCCTGCTCACGTTCTGCGCCGCCGTCGCCCTCGCCATCTCCATGACCGCGGCCCCCGCCGCGACCGCGGCTCCCGCAGCACCGGAGGTGACCGCGCCGAAGATCGCCTCCTACAACGTGTTCATGCTGTCGAGGAACCTGTACCCGAACTGGGGTCAGGTCGCCCGTGCAGACCTCATCGACCAGCAGGACGTTCTCGCCGGCCAGGATGTCGTCGTGCTCCAGGAGGCCTTCGACAACGCCGCCAGCGACCGCCTGCTGCGCAACCTGGTCGACACCTACCCGCACCAGACGCCGGTCGTCGGGCGATCGACCGCCGGGTGGGACCGCACCACCGGCGAGTACAGCGACGCCACGCCGGAGGACGGCGGTGTCGCGATCGTGAGCCGGTGGCCGATCACCAAGAAGTCGCAGCACGTCTACACCGACGCGTGCGGCGTGGAGGTGCTCTCCAACAAGGGGTTCGCCTACGTGCGGCTGGCGTCGCCGACCGGCCCCGTGCACGTGATCGGCACGCACATGCAGGCCGAGGACGGTAGCTGCACGGTCACGCCGGGCTCGGTGCGCGCCACGCAGCGGGCTGAGATCGCCGCGTTCGTCCGCGCCGAGGGCATCCCGGCGAGCGAGCCGCTGTACATCGCCGGCGACCTCAATGTGATCCGGTCCAGCGCCGAGTATCCGGCGATGCTCAGCGAGCTGAACACCGCCGCGCCGACCTTCACCGGCCACCCGTACTCGTGGGACTGCCAGGACAACAGCGTCTGCCTCGGTCAGTACGGCTCGGAGTACGCCTCCGAGCATCTCGACTACGTCCTCGCGGTCAACGGCCACCCGGCGCCCGCCGCGCTCGTGAACGAGACGCGGCGCGTGAAGAGTCCGGTGTGGACCGTGACGTCGTGGTTCACGACGTACTCCTACACCGACTACTCGGACCACTACCCGGTTTTCGCCGGCTAG
- a CDS encoding carbohydrate ABC transporter permease, which yields MDWLLHAGDDPGHKLLLMLIAIVLFVVLMGIILFVVDRPRNPPRWFVGFGFVGAVLVLLTLGLLYPAVRTVVNSFMDRTSAEFVGLENYARAFTESQFLIVLGNTALWVLVAPAVATFFGLVYAYLVDKTRFENVAKGLVFLPMAISMVGASLIWKFVYEFKPTGVEQTGLLNQFIVWLGGEPQQFLLSRPLNTFLIMAVFIWIQAGFAMTLLSASIKAIPDDITEAARLDGVSGLGMFWRITIPSIRPALVVVLTTIAMTTLKTFDIVRTMTAGDFNTSIVALEFYNQQFRQGESGLSAALAVLLFVIVIPVIIYNVRQMRLSEEVR from the coding sequence ATGGACTGGCTGCTGCACGCCGGGGACGACCCGGGGCACAAACTACTGCTGATGCTCATCGCGATCGTGCTGTTCGTCGTACTGATGGGCATCATCCTCTTTGTGGTCGACCGACCACGTAACCCACCCCGCTGGTTCGTCGGCTTCGGGTTTGTCGGCGCGGTGCTGGTGCTCCTCACGCTGGGCCTGCTCTACCCGGCGGTGCGCACCGTCGTGAACTCGTTCATGGACCGCACCAGCGCCGAGTTCGTCGGTCTGGAGAACTACGCACGGGCCTTCACCGAGTCGCAGTTCCTCATCGTGCTCGGTAACACCGCGCTCTGGGTCCTCGTCGCACCGGCCGTGGCCACGTTCTTCGGCCTCGTCTACGCCTACCTGGTCGACAAGACCCGGTTCGAGAACGTCGCCAAGGGCCTGGTGTTCCTCCCGATGGCCATCTCGATGGTGGGTGCGTCGCTCATCTGGAAGTTCGTCTACGAGTTCAAGCCCACGGGCGTGGAGCAGACGGGCCTGCTCAACCAGTTCATCGTCTGGCTCGGCGGTGAACCGCAGCAGTTCCTGCTCAGCAGGCCGTTGAACACCTTCCTGATCATGGCGGTATTCATCTGGATCCAGGCGGGCTTCGCGATGACGCTGCTGTCGGCGTCGATCAAGGCGATCCCCGACGACATCACCGAGGCGGCGCGGCTCGACGGCGTCTCCGGACTCGGCATGTTCTGGCGCATCACCATCCCGAGCATCCGTCCGGCGCTTGTCGTGGTGCTCACCACCATCGCGATGACCACGCTCAAAACCTTCGACATAGTGCGAACGATGACGGCTGGGGACTTCAACACCTCGATCGTGGCCCTTGAGTTCTACAACCAGCAGTTCCGGCAGGGAGAGTCGGGCCTGAGCGCCGCCCTAGCCGTGCTGCTGTTCGTCATCGTCATCCCGGTGATCATCTACAACGTGCGCCAGATGCGCCTTTCGGAGGAGGTCCGATGA
- a CDS encoding methylated-DNA--[protein]-cysteine S-methyltransferase: MTATTLTTPDGPFSILVATVPADGASPASPAREAVLAAGWTDDLDALLALVHPTLRPDTGAELLAQPSPSDGVLAAAADAVRAYYAGDHGAPGRVPVHQASGPFRTHAWDVLREVKAGERLTYSQYAVRAGRPAAVRAAAGACAMNAAALFVPCHRILRTDGSLGGFRYGLPIKESLLTREASSAQ, from the coding sequence ATGACCGCCACGACCCTCACCACCCCCGACGGGCCCTTCAGCATCCTCGTCGCCACCGTGCCCGCCGATGGCGCGAGCCCGGCAAGCCCCGCCCGGGAGGCCGTGCTCGCCGCCGGCTGGACCGACGACCTCGACGCGCTGCTGGCCCTCGTGCACCCCACGCTCCGCCCGGACACCGGGGCCGAGCTGCTGGCGCAGCCGTCGCCGTCGGACGGTGTGCTCGCCGCGGCGGCCGACGCCGTCCGCGCGTACTACGCCGGCGACCACGGGGCGCCCGGCCGAGTGCCTGTGCACCAGGCGAGCGGCCCGTTCCGGACGCACGCCTGGGACGTGCTGCGCGAGGTGAAGGCCGGCGAACGCCTGACCTACAGCCAGTACGCGGTGCGGGCTGGCCGGCCCGCCGCGGTGCGCGCGGCCGCAGGCGCCTGTGCCATGAACGCGGCGGCGCTGTTCGTGCCGTGCCACCGCATCCTGCGTACGGACGGCAGCCTGGGCGGGTTCCGCTACGGCCTGCCCATCAAGGAGAGCCTCCTGACCCGAGAGGCCAGTTCCGCGCAGTAG
- a CDS encoding carbohydrate ABC transporter permease, producing MSTVEDATTTPKAAKPPSGLGDRARKARKALSSPWASTLAVVIAILWTIPTVGLLVTSFRPEADVRLSGWWTVFGDALAGEGVFSLRNYDIALFDGSTNLATYFVNSFVVTLPAVFIPVTFAALAAYGFAWVEFKGRDILFVAIFALQIVPIQITLVPLLSAYVDLGINGTFWAIWLSHSIFALPLATFLLHNFMKDIPRSLIEAARMDGAGHVQVFFRVVLPLLTPAIAAFGIFQFLWVWNDLLVALIMGSPDTYPLTARVAELAGSRGGDWHVLSAGAFISMIVPLIVFLSLQRYFVRGLLAGAVKG from the coding sequence ATGAGCACCGTCGAGGACGCTACGACCACTCCCAAGGCAGCCAAGCCGCCGTCGGGCCTCGGTGATCGAGCGCGCAAGGCGCGCAAGGCGCTCTCCAGCCCGTGGGCGAGCACGCTCGCTGTGGTCATCGCCATCCTGTGGACCATCCCGACCGTAGGTCTGTTGGTCACCTCGTTCCGGCCGGAGGCGGATGTCCGGCTGAGCGGCTGGTGGACGGTCTTCGGCGACGCCCTCGCCGGCGAGGGCGTGTTCTCGCTGCGCAACTACGACATCGCGCTGTTCGACGGGTCTACCAACCTGGCGACCTACTTCGTCAACTCGTTCGTAGTGACCCTGCCTGCGGTGTTCATCCCGGTCACGTTCGCGGCGCTGGCCGCGTACGGGTTCGCGTGGGTCGAGTTCAAGGGCCGCGACATCCTGTTCGTAGCGATCTTCGCCCTCCAGATCGTGCCGATCCAGATCACGCTGGTGCCGCTGCTGTCGGCCTACGTCGATCTGGGCATCAACGGCACGTTCTGGGCTATCTGGTTGTCGCACTCGATCTTCGCGCTGCCGCTCGCGACGTTCCTGCTGCACAACTTCATGAAGGACATCCCGAGGTCCCTGATCGAGGCCGCGCGGATGGACGGCGCCGGACACGTGCAGGTCTTCTTCCGGGTGGTGCTGCCACTGCTTACGCCGGCCATCGCGGCGTTCGGCATCTTCCAGTTCCTGTGGGTCTGGAACGACCTGCTGGTCGCGTTGATCATGGGTAGCCCGGACACCTACCCGCTGACCGCTCGCGTGGCCGAGCTCGCGGGTTCGCGAGGCGGCGACTGGCACGTGCTCTCGGCCGGCGCGTTCATCTCGATGATCGTGCCGCTGATCGTCTTCCTGTCCCTGCAGCGCTACTTCGTGCGCGGCCTGCTGGCGGGAGCGGTCAAGGGCTGA
- a CDS encoding ABC transporter substrate-binding protein, with product MTIRMASRRRALALAATGASLALVLSACADTDDGGTDDGAAAGPDAIDCAPYEEFGDLDGTTVTLYTTIVAPEQETQEASYQPFEDCTGVTVEYEGSREMEAQLPVRVQAGNPPDIAILPQPGLLQTLVRDYDAVVPAPAQTEANVDEFWSEEWKTYGTVDDTFYAAPLGSNVKSFVWYSPSVFSEAGYEVPETWDDMMALTETIAETNEGASRPWCAGVESGDATGWAGTDWIEDAVLRSAGTDVYDQWYTHEIPFNDPQILEAWDAVGAILKNPDYVNGGLGGVDSIATAPWTDAGYGIIADEPTCWMHRAANFYSTQWPEGTEVGPDGDVYAFYLPQMEGEERPTLVAGEFIAAFDERPEVQAFQTYLSSDEWANVKASTTPAGGWVSANSGLDPEALATDFDTLSAEILADPETVARFDASDLMPSAVGTDTFWSGIVEWFASDESTEQVTTTIENSWPSN from the coding sequence ATGACTATCCGGATGGCTTCCCGACGCCGAGCACTCGCCCTGGCGGCGACCGGCGCGAGCCTGGCACTGGTCCTGTCGGCCTGTGCCGATACCGACGACGGCGGGACGGACGACGGCGCCGCCGCCGGTCCCGACGCGATCGACTGCGCCCCCTACGAGGAGTTCGGCGACCTGGACGGCACGACCGTCACGCTCTACACCACGATCGTCGCCCCCGAGCAGGAGACCCAGGAGGCGTCGTACCAGCCCTTCGAGGACTGCACGGGCGTCACCGTCGAGTACGAGGGCTCGCGCGAGATGGAGGCCCAGCTTCCCGTGCGCGTCCAGGCAGGCAACCCGCCGGACATCGCGATCCTGCCGCAGCCGGGTCTGCTCCAGACGCTGGTGCGGGACTACGACGCCGTGGTCCCGGCGCCGGCGCAGACCGAGGCGAACGTGGACGAGTTCTGGTCCGAGGAGTGGAAGACCTACGGCACGGTCGACGACACCTTCTACGCCGCCCCGCTGGGCTCCAACGTGAAGTCGTTCGTCTGGTACTCACCGTCGGTGTTCTCTGAGGCCGGGTACGAGGTTCCGGAGACCTGGGACGACATGATGGCCCTCACGGAGACCATCGCCGAGACCAACGAGGGCGCGTCCCGCCCGTGGTGCGCGGGCGTCGAGTCCGGTGACGCCACCGGCTGGGCGGGTACCGACTGGATCGAGGACGCCGTGCTTCGCTCGGCGGGCACGGACGTCTACGACCAGTGGTACACCCACGAGATCCCGTTCAACGACCCGCAGATCCTTGAGGCGTGGGACGCCGTTGGCGCCATCCTCAAGAACCCGGACTACGTGAACGGTGGCCTGGGCGGCGTCGACTCGATCGCCACGGCCCCCTGGACCGACGCCGGGTACGGGATCATCGCTGATGAACCCACCTGCTGGATGCACCGCGCCGCGAACTTCTACTCGACGCAGTGGCCGGAGGGTACGGAAGTGGGGCCGGACGGCGACGTCTACGCGTTCTACCTGCCGCAGATGGAGGGTGAAGAGCGGCCGACCCTGGTGGCCGGTGAGTTCATCGCTGCGTTCGACGAACGGCCCGAGGTGCAGGCCTTCCAGACCTACCTGTCGAGCGACGAGTGGGCCAACGTCAAGGCGTCGACCACCCCGGCCGGTGGCTGGGTGAGCGCCAACAGCGGCCTCGACCCGGAGGCGCTGGCGACGGACTTCGACACGCTGTCCGCCGAGATCCTGGCCGACCCGGAGACGGTGGCCCGCTTCGACGCGTCCGACCTCATGCCGTCCGCCGTCGGCACCGACACGTTCTGGAGCGGCATCGTCGAGTGGTTCGCCAGCGACGAGAGCACAGAGCAGGTCACCACCACCATCGAGAACTCCTGGCCGTCGAACTGA
- a CDS encoding diacylglycerol kinase family protein encodes MEWQVWLGIGAIVVALLALFVALGAWSQQAWMRRRDHRHATPQSVQAAPQVAVIVNPSKHSATGLRDRVHAHFAAAALPEPLWYETTVEDPGKGQAQQALADGADIVIAAGGDGTVRAVAETMVGTGKPMGVLPVGTGNLLARNLELPLTSTDEALDVIVHGRTRAIDVGWLRVVEFADTPRNGDHPNQPDHEPDTEREHIFLVIAGLGFDAAMVATADSGLKKKVGWVAYFVAGLSHLQARRMRATLQLDDQPPVDARARSIMVGNVGMLPGGVTLLPDAVLDDGVLDVAAVDVRGGVLGWAQLTFEIALQGVGVRNDLPEKLGRIDHTKARRARIRVAAGEEAQVDGDPLGSAVEVDVRVQPGALQVRAP; translated from the coding sequence GTGGAGTGGCAGGTCTGGTTGGGGATAGGCGCGATCGTCGTCGCGCTGCTGGCTCTGTTCGTCGCCTTGGGCGCCTGGTCGCAGCAGGCATGGATGCGACGCCGCGATCATCGGCATGCGACCCCGCAGAGCGTGCAGGCGGCCCCGCAGGTCGCGGTGATCGTCAACCCGTCGAAGCACAGTGCCACCGGGCTGCGGGACCGGGTGCACGCGCACTTCGCCGCCGCGGCCCTCCCTGAGCCCCTCTGGTACGAGACCACCGTCGAGGACCCGGGCAAGGGCCAGGCCCAGCAGGCCCTCGCGGACGGCGCCGACATAGTGATCGCGGCGGGCGGCGACGGGACGGTACGGGCGGTCGCGGAGACCATGGTGGGCACGGGCAAGCCGATGGGGGTGCTGCCGGTCGGTACGGGCAACCTGTTGGCCCGCAACCTCGAGCTGCCGCTGACCAGCACGGACGAGGCCCTGGACGTGATCGTGCACGGCCGGACACGCGCGATCGACGTCGGCTGGTTGCGGGTGGTGGAGTTCGCGGACACGCCCCGCAACGGTGACCACCCCAACCAGCCGGACCATGAGCCGGACACCGAGCGCGAGCACATCTTCCTCGTCATCGCCGGCCTCGGGTTCGACGCAGCGATGGTCGCCACCGCCGACTCCGGCCTGAAGAAGAAGGTGGGCTGGGTCGCGTACTTCGTGGCGGGCCTGTCGCACCTGCAGGCCCGGCGCATGCGCGCCACCCTGCAGCTCGACGACCAGCCTCCGGTGGACGCCCGCGCCCGCTCGATCATGGTCGGCAACGTAGGAATGCTCCCGGGTGGTGTCACCCTCCTGCCCGACGCCGTGCTCGACGACGGCGTGCTCGACGTGGCCGCCGTCGACGTGCGCGGCGGGGTGCTCGGCTGGGCCCAGCTCACCTTCGAGATCGCCCTGCAGGGGGTGGGCGTGCGGAACGACCTGCCGGAGAAGCTCGGCCGCATCGACCACACCAAGGCGCGCCGGGCGCGCATCCGGGTGGCGGCGGGCGAGGAGGCCCAGGTGGACGGCGATCCCCTCGGCAGCGCGGTAGAGGTCGACGTCCGGGTCCAGCCAGGGGCGCTGCAGGTCCGCGCACCGTGA
- the map gene encoding type I methionyl aminopeptidase — translation MIELRTPREIEEMRPAGRFVADVLLAVREKAGVGVNLLELDEVAHKMIRDQGAESCYIDYHPSFGAMPFGKVICTSVNDAVLHGLPYDYALQSGDLLSIDFAASVNGWVSDSALSLVVGDPAPGRAEPDAKLIRTTEVALEAGINAAQPGKKIGDISAAIAEVAQAAGYLINTDFGGHGVGRTMHGDPHVPNNGRAGRGFPLKPGLVIAVEPWFLETTDKIFTDPDGWTLRSVDGSRGAHSEHTIAITENGPLILTAR, via the coding sequence ATGATCGAGCTGAGGACGCCGCGCGAGATCGAGGAGATGCGCCCGGCGGGACGCTTCGTCGCGGACGTGCTGCTCGCCGTCCGGGAGAAGGCCGGCGTGGGGGTGAACCTGCTCGAGCTCGACGAGGTCGCGCACAAGATGATCCGGGACCAGGGCGCCGAGTCGTGCTACATCGACTACCACCCCTCGTTCGGCGCCATGCCGTTCGGCAAGGTCATCTGCACCTCGGTAAACGACGCCGTGCTGCACGGCCTGCCGTACGACTACGCGCTCCAGTCCGGCGATCTCCTGTCGATCGACTTCGCCGCCTCCGTGAACGGCTGGGTCTCCGACTCCGCGCTGTCGCTCGTCGTGGGCGACCCCGCGCCCGGGCGCGCCGAGCCGGACGCGAAGCTGATCCGCACCACCGAGGTCGCCCTGGAGGCGGGCATCAACGCCGCGCAGCCGGGCAAGAAGATCGGCGACATCTCCGCGGCCATCGCCGAGGTGGCGCAGGCCGCCGGGTACCTGATCAACACCGACTTCGGCGGGCACGGTGTGGGCCGCACCATGCACGGCGACCCGCACGTGCCGAACAACGGGCGCGCCGGCCGGGGGTTCCCGCTCAAGCCGGGCCTCGTGATCGCCGTCGAGCCCTGGTTCCTGGAGACCACGGACAAGATCTTCACCGACCCCGACGGCTGGACGCTGCGTTCCGTGGACGGATCCCGCGGCGCCCACTCGGAGCACACGATCGCCATCACGGAGAACGGCCCGCTGATCCTGACGGCGCGCTGA
- the serS gene encoding serine--tRNA ligase — protein MIDLRLLRDNPDVVRASQVARGDDPDLVDVALDADARRRSSLTEFENLRAEQKSLGKQVAQAQGDEKQTLLARTKQLAQDVKSLQATAAEAEQELDRVLWSIANVIEGAPAGGEEDYVELKQVGTRRDFAAEGFEPKDHLELGEGLRAIDTKRGAKVSGARFYFLTGIGARLELALLNMAMDQAGQEGFTPMITPTLVKPETMQGTGFLGAHADEIYRLEKDDLYLVGTSEVALAGYHSDEIVDLSDGPMRYAGWSACYRREAGSAGRDTRGIIRVHQFHKVEMFSYCAPEDAAAEHQRLLGWEEAMMAKVELPYRVIDTAAGDLGSSAARKFDCEAWLPTQDRWLELTSTSNCTTFQARRLGVRERTEDGSTRNVATLNGTLGTTRWIVAILENHQQADGSVYVPEALRPYLGGLEVLEPVK, from the coding sequence GTGATCGATCTCCGACTTCTGCGCGACAACCCAGACGTCGTCCGCGCGAGCCAGGTGGCCCGCGGCGACGACCCCGACCTCGTGGACGTGGCACTCGATGCCGACGCGCGCCGCCGCTCCTCCCTCACGGAGTTCGAGAACCTGCGCGCGGAGCAGAAGTCCCTGGGCAAGCAGGTGGCGCAGGCACAGGGCGACGAGAAGCAGACCCTGCTGGCGCGCACCAAGCAGCTCGCGCAGGACGTCAAGAGCCTCCAGGCCACGGCGGCCGAGGCCGAGCAGGAGCTCGACCGGGTGCTGTGGTCGATCGCCAACGTCATCGAGGGCGCTCCCGCCGGCGGCGAGGAGGACTACGTCGAGCTCAAGCAGGTCGGCACCCGTCGCGACTTTGCCGCCGAGGGCTTCGAGCCCAAGGACCACCTGGAGCTGGGCGAGGGCCTGCGCGCCATCGACACAAAGCGCGGGGCCAAGGTCTCCGGGGCGCGGTTCTACTTCCTCACCGGTATCGGCGCGCGCCTGGAGCTGGCGCTGCTCAACATGGCGATGGACCAGGCCGGGCAGGAGGGCTTCACGCCCATGATCACGCCCACGCTCGTCAAGCCCGAGACCATGCAGGGCACGGGCTTCCTCGGCGCCCACGCCGACGAGATCTACCGCCTGGAGAAGGACGACCTGTATCTGGTCGGCACCTCCGAGGTGGCTCTCGCCGGCTACCACAGCGACGAGATCGTGGACCTCTCGGACGGGCCGATGCGCTACGCCGGCTGGAGCGCCTGCTACCGCCGCGAGGCGGGCTCGGCGGGCCGGGACACCCGCGGCATCATCCGCGTGCACCAGTTCCACAAGGTCGAGATGTTCAGCTACTGCGCACCCGAGGACGCGGCGGCCGAGCACCAGCGCCTGCTGGGCTGGGAAGAGGCCATGATGGCCAAGGTCGAGCTGCCCTACCGGGTCATCGACACGGCGGCGGGCGACCTCGGCTCGTCGGCGGCCCGCAAGTTCGACTGCGAGGCGTGGCTGCCCACCCAGGACCGCTGGCTGGAGCTCACCTCGACGTCGAACTGCACCACGTTCCAGGCCCGCCGGCTCGGTGTCCGCGAGCGGACCGAGGACGGATCCACCCGGAACGTCGCCACCCTGAACGGCACGCTCGGCACCACCCGCTGGATCGTCGCCATCCTGGAGAACCACCAGCAGGCCGACGGCTCGGTGTACGTCCCCGAGGCCCTGCGTCCCTACCTGGGCGGCCTGGAAGTCCTGGAGCCGGTCAAGTAA
- a CDS encoding HAD family hydrolase — MVASDIDRKLIALDIDGTLVTYDEVLSDDARAAVAAVRAAGHHVVLASGRSLIAMTPIAAELKVEESWIVASNGAVTARLDATADMGYILERVETFDPEPVLRMLKEELPHARYAVEDVGVGFRMTELFPEGELNGEHRVVDFEDLWAGDVTRVVVRSPGETSAEFHEIAARLGFDDVTYAVGWSAWMDIAPQGVTKASALERVRQELGVAPENTVAIGDGSNDIDMLRWAGRGVAMGHAAAAVRAAADEVTGSIEDDGVVDVLRSLL; from the coding sequence ATCGTGGCCAGCGACATCGATCGAAAGCTCATCGCCCTCGACATCGACGGCACGCTCGTCACCTACGACGAGGTGCTCTCCGACGACGCCAGGGCCGCCGTGGCCGCGGTCCGGGCCGCCGGGCATCACGTGGTGCTGGCCTCGGGGCGGTCGCTCATCGCCATGACGCCGATCGCGGCTGAGCTCAAGGTCGAGGAGTCCTGGATCGTCGCGTCGAACGGCGCGGTCACGGCGCGCCTCGATGCGACGGCCGACATGGGTTACATCCTGGAGCGCGTCGAGACGTTCGACCCGGAGCCCGTGCTGCGCATGCTCAAGGAGGAGCTCCCGCACGCGCGGTACGCGGTCGAGGACGTCGGCGTCGGCTTCCGGATGACCGAGCTCTTCCCGGAGGGGGAGCTGAACGGGGAGCACCGGGTGGTCGACTTCGAGGACCTCTGGGCCGGTGACGTCACCCGTGTGGTGGTACGCAGCCCCGGGGAGACCAGCGCGGAGTTCCACGAGATCGCCGCCCGCCTCGGTTTTGACGACGTCACCTACGCCGTCGGCTGGTCCGCGTGGATGGATATCGCGCCGCAGGGCGTGACCAAGGCGTCCGCGCTCGAGCGCGTGCGGCAGGAGCTCGGGGTGGCGCCCGAGAACACCGTCGCGATCGGCGACGGAAGCAACGACATCGACATGCTGCGGTGGGCGGGGCGGGGTGTGGCCATGGGACACGCGGCCGCCGCCGTGCGCGCCGCAGCCGACGAAGTGACCGGAAGTATCGAGGACGACGGCGTGGTGGACGTGCTCCGTTCACTGCTCTGA